A genomic segment from Halomonas sp. GD1P12 encodes:
- the gpmI gene encoding 2,3-bisphosphoglycerate-independent phosphoglycerate mutase: MATQTPRPVALIILDGYGHNPDAAHNAVAAANTPVMDALWAQRPHAFVHTDGEHVGLPDGQMGNSEVGHMNLGAGRVVYQDFTRITKAIKEGELARIEALTAPIDEAIAQGRAVHLLGLLSPGGVHSHEDHFLALAELAASRGATRIYVHAFLDGRDTAPKSALSSIERANAKLADLVGADNGFVASIIGRFYAMDRDNRWERVEKAYRLLTQGDAEHTAESAEALLEAAYARGETDEFVEAGQVRKEGQGVAIADGDAALFLNFRSDRARELTRAFTDDAFDGFTREQRARLAGQGLVMMTRYAADIDAPAAFPPTDLTDTLGEVVAKRGLSQLRIAETEKYPHVTFFFSGGFEAEYEGEERILVPSPRDVKTYDEKPEMSAFEITEALVEAIDAHRFDLIVCNYANGDMVGHTGDFDAAVKAVETVDTCVGRVVEAIERAGGACLITADHGNAEQMIHPETGAPQTAHTTFVVPLVYVGERPARLIEGRLCDLAPTLLTLMDQSVPEAMTGTPLLTFDE; the protein is encoded by the coding sequence ATGGCAACACAGACCCCGCGCCCGGTAGCGCTGATCATTCTGGACGGTTACGGCCATAACCCGGATGCCGCACACAATGCCGTGGCCGCCGCCAATACGCCGGTCATGGATGCACTTTGGGCCCAGCGTCCCCACGCTTTCGTACACACCGATGGCGAGCATGTGGGCCTGCCCGACGGCCAGATGGGCAACTCCGAAGTCGGCCACATGAATCTGGGCGCGGGACGCGTGGTGTATCAGGATTTCACCCGCATCACCAAGGCAATCAAGGAAGGCGAGCTTGCGCGCATCGAGGCGCTCACCGCGCCCATCGATGAAGCAATCGCCCAGGGCCGCGCGGTGCACCTGCTGGGGCTTTTATCGCCCGGCGGCGTGCACAGCCACGAAGATCACTTTTTAGCGCTGGCCGAGCTTGCCGCCAGCCGCGGCGCCACGCGTATCTACGTGCACGCTTTTCTGGATGGCCGCGATACCGCGCCGAAAAGTGCGCTTTCGTCGATCGAGCGGGCTAACGCCAAACTGGCTGATCTGGTCGGTGCGGACAACGGCTTCGTCGCCTCGATCATCGGGCGCTTCTACGCCATGGACCGCGACAACCGCTGGGAGCGGGTCGAGAAGGCCTACCGCCTGCTTACCCAGGGCGATGCCGAGCACACCGCCGAAAGCGCCGAGGCGCTTTTGGAAGCCGCCTACGCTCGCGGCGAAACCGACGAGTTCGTCGAAGCCGGCCAGGTACGCAAGGAAGGCCAGGGCGTAGCGATTGCCGATGGCGACGCGGCGCTGTTTCTGAACTTCCGCTCCGATCGTGCCCGCGAGCTGACCCGCGCCTTCACCGACGACGCCTTCGACGGCTTTACCCGCGAGCAGCGCGCCCGGCTAGCCGGCCAGGGCCTGGTGATGATGACCCGCTACGCCGCGGACATCGACGCCCCCGCCGCCTTCCCGCCGACGGATCTGACCGACACCCTGGGTGAAGTGGTCGCCAAGCGCGGGCTTTCGCAGCTGCGTATCGCCGAAACCGAGAAGTATCCCCACGTGACGTTCTTCTTCTCCGGCGGTTTCGAGGCCGAATACGAGGGCGAAGAGCGTATCCTCGTGCCCTCGCCGCGCGACGTGAAGACCTACGACGAGAAGCCCGAGATGAGCGCCTTCGAGATCACCGAGGCGCTGGTCGAGGCGATCGATGCCCACCGCTTCGATCTCATCGTGTGCAACTACGCCAACGGTGACATGGTCGGACACACCGGCGACTTCGACGCCGCGGTGAAAGCGGTCGAAACCGTGGACACCTGCGTGGGCCGCGTGGTCGAGGCGATCGAGCGCGCCGGCGGGGCCTGCCTGATCACTGCCGACCACGGCAACGCCGAGCAGATGATCCACCCGGAGACCGGCGCGCCGCAAACCGCGCACACCACCTTCGTGGTGCCGCTGGTGTATGTCGGTGAGCGCCCGGCGCGCCTCATTGAGGGCCGGCTATGCGACCTGGCGCCCACGCTTTTGACCCTGATGGACCAAAGCGTGCCCGAGGCGATGACCGGCACGCCGCTACTTACCTTCGACGAATGA
- a CDS encoding sodium:solute symporter, whose protein sequence is MEGFTLLDTGVLIGYIALIAWIGSRFGKNQHSPEDYFLGGRSIPGWAIGLSVMATQASAITFIGAPGWGFEGGLERLVTFLNVPLAMIVLILVLVPVFHRAGIYSIYELLERRFGPNTRTLTALLFLIARGLATGVVLYAPALVLAVVTGWSVNLTIIIMAVLAISYTVLGGISAVIWTDVIQMFVLWLGALLSVIFLVTSLPGGWGDVFAFGAESGLFNAIDLSLNPNVTYSLWAGLFGGFFLHVAYFGTDQSQIQRVLSSPSVPDAQRSLLIGGYLLIPQMLLFLFVGIILATYYQQNGLSAPENLNELLPRYVVETFPSGMAGLVIAGVFAAAMSSLDSALNSLSAVSIRDFYSRYIKRDASDAHYLKASRWATVFWGGYATLFAFFAGNLGPVIEAVNQVGSWFYGALLGTFLLAIFSHRSNARGAMTGLCTGMLAVWATTAFLDISWLYNNTVGVVVSVLVGYLVSLSAPAPSAEALSDVVIDESAPDMQAILTARAGSAPEVGHEARLTRRRCLGLLVWFVLMLMMLALLQGWANA, encoded by the coding sequence ATGGAAGGATTCACGCTGTTGGATACGGGGGTGCTGATCGGCTATATCGCGCTCATCGCCTGGATCGGTTCGCGCTTTGGTAAAAACCAGCACAGCCCGGAAGACTACTTTCTGGGCGGGCGCAGCATTCCCGGCTGGGCGATCGGGCTTTCGGTGATGGCCACCCAGGCCAGCGCCATTACCTTCATCGGCGCGCCGGGCTGGGGATTCGAAGGCGGCCTCGAGCGCCTGGTGACCTTCCTTAACGTGCCGCTGGCAATGATCGTGCTGATTCTGGTGCTGGTGCCGGTGTTTCACCGGGCGGGCATTTACAGCATCTACGAGCTTTTGGAGCGCCGCTTTGGCCCCAACACGCGCACGCTGACGGCGCTGTTGTTCTTGATCGCCCGCGGCCTCGCCACCGGCGTGGTGCTCTACGCTCCGGCGCTGGTGCTGGCGGTGGTCACCGGCTGGAGCGTGAACCTAACCATCATCATCATGGCGGTGCTGGCGATCAGCTACACCGTGCTTGGCGGCATCAGCGCGGTGATCTGGACTGACGTCATTCAGATGTTCGTGCTCTGGCTTGGTGCGCTGTTGAGCGTCATCTTTCTGGTCACGAGCCTGCCCGGCGGCTGGGGCGATGTGTTCGCGTTCGGCGCTGAAAGCGGCCTGTTCAACGCCATCGACCTCTCACTCAACCCGAATGTGACCTACTCGCTGTGGGCCGGGCTTTTCGGCGGCTTTTTTCTTCACGTGGCGTACTTCGGCACCGACCAGAGCCAGATCCAGCGCGTGCTGTCGAGCCCCTCGGTGCCGGACGCCCAGCGCTCGCTTCTGATCGGCGGCTATCTGCTGATTCCCCAGATGCTGCTGTTTTTGTTCGTCGGGATCATCCTGGCCACCTACTACCAGCAAAACGGCCTGAGCGCACCGGAGAACCTCAACGAGTTGCTGCCCCGCTACGTGGTCGAGACCTTTCCCTCCGGCATGGCGGGGCTGGTAATCGCCGGCGTGTTCGCCGCGGCGATGTCGAGTCTGGACTCGGCGCTCAACTCGCTCTCTGCGGTCTCGATACGCGACTTCTACAGTCGCTATATTAAACGAGACGCCAGCGACGCCCATTATCTCAAGGCCTCGCGCTGGGCAACGGTCTTCTGGGGCGGCTACGCGACGCTGTTCGCGTTCTTTGCCGGCAATCTGGGCCCGGTGATCGAGGCGGTCAATCAGGTGGGCTCCTGGTTCTACGGGGCGCTTCTGGGCACCTTTTTACTGGCAATTTTCAGCCACCGCAGCAACGCCCGCGGGGCGATGACGGGGCTGTGTACCGGTATGCTCGCGGTGTGGGCAACCACCGCCTTTCTGGATATCTCCTGGCTCTACAACAACACCGTGGGCGTGGTGGTCTCGGTCTTGGTCGGGTATCTGGTGAGCCTGAGTGCGCCCGCGCCCAGTGCCGAGGCGCTAAGTGACGTGGTCATCGACGAGTCCGCCCCGGACATGCAGGCCATTCTCACCGCCCGCGCCGGCAGCGCCCCGGAGGTTGGTCATGAGGCGCGCCTGACCCGGCGGCGCTGCCTGGGGCTGTTGGTCTGGTTCGTTTTGATGCTAATGATGCTCGCGCTGCTCCAGGGCTGGGCCAATGCCTGA
- a CDS encoding S41 family peptidase produces the protein MTLTVNEVLAPARRLIAPLLSLSLLGAPLPLWAQPANGAPEALPLEEIQTFAEVFERIKRGYVEEVDDATLLRNAMRGLLSELDPHSAYLDVNEFQSLRESTEGEFGGIGIEVGNEDGQLMVITPIDDTPASQAGLLARDLIIAIDGTPTESLSLQEAVTLMRGEPGSELTLSILRAGEDSPREITLAREVIRSESVKHELLEPGYGYLRISQFQSRTPEQAADALSRMSREQPLAGLVLDLRNNPGGVLQSAVGVADLFLDSGLIVYTEGRLANTEMSFSANPATPARDTPLVVLINGGSASAAEIVAGALQDQRRGIIMGTESFGKGSVQQIMPLGNGEGLKLTTALYYTPNGRSIQAQGIEPDVEVVRGRLEVAEGRREIREIDLDGHLNNQAGGTPDRGEFSERLRDDYQLSEALNLLKALNVVDRRR, from the coding sequence ATGACGCTAACTGTGAACGAAGTACTGGCCCCCGCCAGGCGGCTGATAGCGCCCCTGCTTTCGCTTTCGCTGCTCGGCGCGCCGCTGCCGCTCTGGGCGCAGCCCGCCAACGGCGCGCCAGAGGCGCTGCCCCTCGAGGAGATCCAGACCTTCGCTGAGGTGTTCGAGCGCATCAAGCGCGGCTACGTCGAAGAGGTGGACGACGCAACGCTTTTGCGCAACGCCATGCGCGGGCTTTTGAGCGAGCTCGACCCGCACTCCGCCTACCTGGACGTCAACGAGTTTCAGAGCCTGCGCGAATCGACCGAGGGCGAGTTTGGCGGCATCGGCATCGAGGTGGGTAACGAGGATGGCCAGCTGATGGTCATTACGCCGATCGACGACACGCCCGCCTCCCAGGCCGGGCTGCTCGCCCGCGATCTGATCATTGCCATCGACGGCACGCCGACGGAGAGCCTGTCGCTGCAGGAGGCGGTCACGCTGATGCGCGGCGAGCCCGGAAGCGAGCTCACGCTGAGCATTCTGCGCGCCGGCGAGGACAGCCCGCGCGAAATCACCCTGGCCCGCGAAGTGATTCGCAGCGAAAGCGTCAAGCACGAGCTTTTAGAGCCCGGCTACGGCTACCTGCGTATCAGCCAGTTCCAGTCGCGCACCCCGGAGCAGGCCGCTGATGCGCTCTCACGCATGAGCCGCGAGCAGCCGCTTGCCGGGCTGGTGCTGGACCTTCGCAACAACCCCGGCGGCGTGCTGCAGTCGGCGGTGGGCGTGGCGGATCTGTTTCTCGACAGCGGGCTGATCGTCTACACCGAAGGGCGTCTGGCCAACACCGAGATGTCGTTCTCTGCCAACCCGGCAACACCTGCCCGCGATACGCCGCTGGTGGTGTTGATCAACGGCGGCAGCGCCTCCGCCGCCGAGATCGTGGCCGGTGCCCTGCAGGATCAGCGCCGCGGCATCATCATGGGTACCGAAAGTTTCGGCAAGGGCTCGGTGCAGCAGATCATGCCGCTGGGTAACGGCGAAGGCTTGAAGCTCACCACCGCGCTCTACTACACCCCTAACGGCCGCTCGATCCAGGCCCAAGGCATCGAGCCGGATGTCGAGGTCGTGCGCGGGCGGCTGGAAGTCGCCGAAGGGCGCCGCGAAATTCGCGAAATCGACCTCGACGGCCATCTGAATAACCAGGCCGGCGGCACGCCCGATCGCGGCGAGTTCTCCGAGCGGCTGCGCGACGACTACCAGCTCAGCGAAGCGCTAAATCTGTTGAAAGCGCTCAACGTGGTCGACCGGCGCCGCTAA
- a CDS encoding rhodanese-like domain-containing protein, whose product MIDQLFEFVMNHPLLVGAFLLVLLAWLVYETRSASTHAVSSSEATQLINREDAVIVDVRESKEFKAGHIAGARNIPQSNLDSRMNELEKVKDKPIIVVCKHGQSAGAVQAKLAKAGFNANKLKGGMAQWQADSLPVVKK is encoded by the coding sequence ATGATCGATCAGCTGTTCGAATTCGTAATGAACCACCCTTTGCTGGTGGGCGCATTTTTGCTGGTGCTGCTGGCGTGGCTCGTCTATGAAACCCGCAGCGCGTCCACCCACGCGGTGAGCTCCTCTGAGGCGACGCAGCTCATCAACCGGGAAGACGCGGTGATAGTGGACGTGCGCGAGAGCAAGGAGTTCAAGGCCGGTCACATCGCCGGCGCGCGCAACATCCCGCAGTCCAATCTGGACAGCCGCATGAACGAGCTTGAGAAAGTGAAAGACAAGCCCATCATCGTGGTGTGCAAGCATGGTCAGAGCGCGGGCGCGGTGCAGGCCAAGCTCGCCAAGGCGGGTTTCAATGCCAACAAGCTCAAGGGCGGCATGGCGCAGTGGCAGGCGGACAGCCTGCCGGTGGTGAAAAAGTAA
- a CDS encoding murein hydrolase activator EnvC family protein, producing the protein MRSRLARRAARCVALLSALGLAGGALGQDERAAREQLDALGQQIESLNTRLSNTGQARDSAERELQAVETELAQTHQRLDRLQAERRTLDDETQTLRRHRDRLQAERSVQVAALAQQFAALYRLGPTPQLKLLLNQSDPAELDRMQAYLNRLTRAREAKLDELARLDTALADTEAELDQRQSQLATLSEELETQSAMLAETSAERQSVVATLDDRYESEADRLADLNQTREEAEAQLRRIQAEMARLAEATPTTHIGRTQGDLPWPVQGAISAGFRGQDGVHYNGIVIEAGANTPVTAVHEGRVVFADWMRGFGNLLIIDHGDQVMTLYAHLQQFSARAGQAVGAGEEIGRVGNSGGQRRAALYFEVRNRGEPINPERWIARR; encoded by the coding sequence ATGAGGTCACGGCTCGCCAGGCGGGCGGCGCGCTGCGTTGCCCTGCTGAGCGCGCTAGGGCTCGCGGGCGGCGCGCTTGGCCAGGACGAGCGCGCCGCCCGCGAGCAGCTCGACGCCCTGGGCCAGCAGATCGAGTCGCTCAATACCCGGCTTTCAAACACCGGCCAGGCGCGCGACAGCGCCGAGCGCGAGCTTCAGGCGGTGGAAACCGAGCTTGCCCAGACCCACCAACGCCTCGATCGCCTGCAGGCCGAGCGGCGCACGCTCGACGACGAAACCCAAACGCTTCGCCGCCACCGCGACCGTTTGCAGGCCGAGCGCAGCGTCCAGGTGGCCGCGCTGGCGCAGCAGTTCGCCGCGCTTTACCGCCTGGGGCCGACCCCGCAGCTGAAACTTCTGCTCAACCAGAGCGACCCGGCGGAGCTCGATCGCATGCAGGCGTACCTGAACCGTCTGACGCGCGCGCGAGAGGCCAAGCTCGATGAGCTCGCGCGCCTCGACACCGCGCTTGCCGACACGGAAGCCGAGCTCGACCAGCGCCAGAGCCAGCTGGCCACGCTTTCCGAGGAGCTCGAGACGCAGAGCGCGATGCTTGCCGAGACCAGCGCCGAGCGCCAGAGCGTGGTCGCCACGCTCGACGATCGCTACGAAAGCGAAGCCGACCGGCTGGCGGATCTCAATCAGACTCGCGAAGAGGCCGAGGCGCAGCTTCGCCGTATCCAGGCGGAAATGGCGCGGCTGGCCGAGGCCACGCCGACCACCCACATCGGCCGCACCCAGGGCGATCTGCCCTGGCCGGTTCAGGGCGCGATCAGCGCGGGCTTTCGCGGCCAGGACGGCGTCCACTATAACGGCATTGTCATCGAGGCCGGCGCCAACACGCCGGTCACCGCGGTGCATGAAGGCCGGGTGGTGTTCGCCGACTGGATGCGCGGCTTTGGCAATTTGTTGATCATCGACCACGGCGACCAGGTGATGACGCTTTATGCTCACCTGCAGCAGTTCAGCGCCCGGGCGGGCCAGGCCGTCGGCGCCGGCGAAGAGATCGGCCGCGTCGGAAATAGTGGCGGCCAGCGCCGCGCCGCGCTTTACTTCGAGGTACGAAACCGTGGCGAGCCGATTAATCCCGAGCGTTGGATTGCGCGCCGCTGA
- a CDS encoding YqgE/AlgH family protein — protein sequence MQSLKHHFLMAMPHLDDANFAGSLIYLCDHDHNGCMGVIINHTLEITLDTLFEQLSLGGEESPHRNAPVYYGGPTHKDRGFILHVGDSQEWDSSVQVDDNVALTTSMDILKALADGEGPEQFLVCLGCAGWEVGQLEDELKENSWLTVEGDERVIFATPPAERLASAAGILGVDLNLMTRDAGHA from the coding sequence ATGCAAAGCTTAAAACACCACTTCTTAATGGCAATGCCGCACCTCGACGACGCCAATTTTGCCGGCAGTCTGATCTATCTGTGCGACCACGATCACAACGGCTGCATGGGTGTGATCATCAACCACACCCTTGAAATCACCCTCGACACGCTGTTCGAGCAGCTCTCGCTCGGCGGTGAGGAGAGCCCGCACCGCAACGCGCCGGTTTATTACGGTGGCCCGACTCACAAGGACCGCGGCTTCATTCTGCATGTCGGCGACAGCCAGGAGTGGGACTCCAGCGTTCAGGTCGATGACAACGTCGCGCTTACCACCTCGATGGATATCCTCAAGGCGCTCGCCGACGGCGAAGGCCCAGAGCAGTTTCTGGTCTGCCTGGGCTGCGCTGGCTGGGAAGTCGGGCAGCTCGAGGACGAACTCAAGGAGAACAGCTGGCTGACCGTGGAAGGCGATGAGCGCGTGATTTTCGCCACGCCCCCCGCTGAGCGGCTGGCGAGCGCGGCGGGCATCCTCGGCGTGGATTTGAACCTCATGACCCGCGACGCGGGGCACGCCTAG
- the ruvX gene encoding Holliday junction resolvase RuvX, producing MATPGQRLVLAFDYGTRRIGVAVGNELLKSARELDPLTARDGIPDWQRVETLLKEWQPDLLVVGLPLNMDDSESEMSRRARKFGNRLHGRFGKPVEMVDERGSTREAKSIARDAGHRGNYREESVDGIAAVLILEGWFAHREGLPGGRLSL from the coding sequence GTGGCAACGCCCGGTCAGCGGCTGGTGCTCGCCTTCGATTACGGCACGCGGCGTATTGGCGTGGCGGTGGGCAACGAGCTTTTGAAAAGCGCCCGCGAGCTCGACCCGCTTACCGCCCGCGACGGCATCCCCGACTGGCAGCGCGTCGAGACGCTGCTAAAAGAGTGGCAGCCGGATCTGCTGGTGGTTGGGCTTCCGCTCAATATGGACGATAGCGAATCGGAGATGAGCCGGCGCGCGCGCAAGTTCGGCAATCGGCTTCACGGGCGTTTTGGCAAGCCCGTCGAGATGGTCGACGAACGCGGCTCTACCAGGGAAGCCAAAAGCATCGCCCGCGACGCCGGCCACCGCGGCAACTACCGTGAAGAGAGCGTCGATGGCATCGCTGCCGTGCTCATACTGGAGGGCTGGTTTGCCCACCGGGAAGGGCTCCCCGGCGGGCGTCTCTCGCTCTAA
- the gshB gene encoding glutathione synthase produces MSQPNLQLGVVMDPISAIAYKKDTTLAMLWAAQERGYTLYYMEQGDLFLEAGKAHARMRALTVHRDPAHWFDLGEVESRPLTSLDAVLMRKDPPVDAEFINAVHLLGFAEREGVLIVNPTQALLQCNEKLFAQQFPECCAPTIVASRDDVLRAFHAEHGDVIFKPLDGMGGTGIFHIEPGGRNIGAVIEQLTLRGQRQIMAQRYLPEIKDGDTRILLVDGEPVPYGLARIPSAGETRGNLAAGGRGVTRELTARDHWLIDQVKPVIREKGLMFVGLDVIGDYITEINVTSPTCVREIDDQRGTDIAGLLLDAVERRLGA; encoded by the coding sequence ATGAGTCAACCGAATCTGCAGCTTGGCGTCGTAATGGACCCCATCAGCGCCATTGCCTATAAAAAGGACACGACGCTAGCCATGCTGTGGGCCGCCCAGGAGCGCGGCTATACCCTGTACTACATGGAGCAGGGCGACCTTTTCCTGGAGGCAGGCAAGGCCCATGCCCGAATGCGTGCGCTGACCGTTCACCGCGACCCGGCGCACTGGTTCGATCTGGGTGAGGTCGAATCGCGCCCGCTAACAAGTCTGGACGCGGTGCTGATGCGTAAGGATCCGCCGGTAGACGCCGAGTTCATCAACGCGGTGCACCTGCTGGGCTTTGCCGAGCGCGAAGGCGTGCTGATCGTCAACCCGACTCAGGCGCTTTTGCAGTGCAACGAGAAGCTCTTCGCCCAGCAGTTTCCCGAGTGCTGCGCGCCAACCATCGTCGCCAGCCGCGATGATGTATTGCGCGCCTTCCACGCCGAGCACGGCGACGTCATCTTCAAGCCGCTCGACGGCATGGGCGGCACCGGCATCTTTCATATCGAACCAGGCGGGCGCAACATCGGTGCCGTGATCGAGCAGCTCACCCTGCGCGGGCAGCGCCAGATCATGGCCCAGCGCTACCTGCCCGAGATCAAGGATGGCGACACGCGCATTCTGCTGGTCGACGGTGAGCCGGTGCCTTATGGGCTGGCGCGCATTCCTTCCGCCGGGGAGACGCGCGGCAACCTGGCTGCCGGCGGGCGCGGCGTCACCCGCGAGCTCACCGCCCGCGATCATTGGCTGATCGATCAGGTCAAACCGGTCATCAGGGAGAAGGGGCTGATGTTCGTGGGACTTGATGTGATCGGTGACTACATCACCGAAATCAACGTCACGAGCCCCACCTGCGTGCGCGAAATCGACGATCAGCGCGGCACCGACATCGCCGGGCTCCTGCTGGACGCCGTCGAGCGCCGCCTTGGCGCCTGA
- a CDS encoding S1 RNA-binding domain-containing protein, producing MADDARPTSGPTSDAIARIGEVAYLTVVTVNDTGAFLRWGLPKDVLLPYGEQRFRPDPGKRVLVKLYEDDRGRPVASQRLDRFLSDDASSLENGEEVAIIVADRTDLGLKVVVNHRYWGLIYQDDITKPLRRGQSVTGYVKQRRDDGRVNISLLPPGAARLDVVGETILAALRESGGYLPLGDKSDAHAIKARLGVSKSAYKQAIGRLYKQQLITLAPDAIRLVPGALTP from the coding sequence ATGGCTGACGACGCGCGCCCCACCTCTGGGCCTACAAGCGATGCAATCGCCCGCATCGGGGAAGTGGCCTATTTGACGGTGGTGACCGTCAACGACACCGGCGCGTTTCTGCGCTGGGGCCTGCCCAAGGACGTGCTGTTGCCTTATGGGGAGCAGCGCTTTCGCCCCGACCCCGGCAAGCGCGTGCTGGTTAAGCTGTATGAGGACGACCGCGGTCGCCCGGTCGCCTCGCAGCGCCTCGACCGCTTCTTGAGTGACGATGCATCGAGCCTTGAAAACGGCGAGGAAGTCGCCATTATCGTCGCCGACCGCACCGATCTGGGTCTCAAGGTCGTGGTCAACCATCGCTACTGGGGGCTGATCTACCAGGACGACATCACCAAGCCCCTGCGTCGCGGTCAGTCGGTGACCGGCTACGTCAAGCAGCGACGCGACGACGGCCGAGTCAATATTTCGCTACTGCCGCCAGGTGCTGCGCGCCTGGACGTGGTCGGCGAGACGATCCTGGCCGCGCTCAGAGAGAGCGGCGGCTATCTGCCGCTGGGCGACAAGAGCGACGCCCACGCCATCAAGGCGCGGCTCGGGGTCAGCAAGAGCGCCTACAAGCAGGCGATCGGCCGGCTTTACAAGCAGCAGCTGATTACCCTCGCCCCGGATGCGATCCGCCTGGTGCCCGGTGCGCTCACCCCGTGA
- a CDS encoding 16S rRNA (uracil(1498)-N(3))-methyltransferase: MKADWYALNGKMPRLYVAAALSVGARVELPEGPARHVTRVLRMGEGAPLVLFDGQGQEAGVRLVEAGRKRSVVLVECVWSGEGESPLSVHLGQAISKGDRMDYAIQKAVELGVAAITPLYTERGDVRLKDEREAKKHAHWQAVAESACEQSGRATVPVVHPPMALDAWLATRDESLKLMLHLATGNRFDLAERPASAALLIGPEGGLTEQDIAAAESHGFTPLTLGPRVLRTETAPVVALTLLQHHFGDL, translated from the coding sequence ATGAAAGCCGACTGGTACGCCTTGAACGGTAAAATGCCCCGCCTGTACGTTGCCGCCGCGCTCAGCGTCGGCGCTCGGGTAGAGCTGCCGGAAGGCCCGGCGCGTCACGTCACACGCGTGCTGCGCATGGGCGAGGGCGCGCCGCTGGTGCTGTTCGACGGTCAGGGCCAGGAGGCCGGTGTGCGCCTGGTCGAGGCCGGGCGCAAGCGTAGTGTCGTGCTGGTCGAGTGCGTGTGGTCCGGCGAAGGCGAGTCGCCGCTTTCGGTTCACCTGGGCCAGGCGATCTCCAAGGGCGACCGGATGGACTACGCCATCCAGAAAGCCGTGGAGCTTGGCGTGGCCGCCATCACTCCGCTCTATACCGAGCGGGGTGATGTGCGCTTGAAAGACGAGCGCGAAGCCAAAAAGCACGCCCACTGGCAGGCGGTGGCCGAAAGCGCTTGCGAGCAGAGCGGGCGGGCGACGGTGCCGGTGGTGCATCCACCCATGGCGCTTGATGCCTGGCTTGCCACGCGCGATGAATCGCTAAAGTTGATGCTGCACCTGGCCACCGGTAACCGCTTCGATCTCGCCGAGCGCCCGGCGAGTGCCGCGCTTCTGATCGGCCCGGAAGGTGGGCTGACCGAGCAGGATATCGCCGCCGCCGAGTCTCATGGCTTTACGCCGCTGACGCTGGGCCCGCGCGTACTGCGTACCGAAACCGCGCCGGTTGTGGCGCTGACGCTTCTACAGCACCATTTCGGCGATTTGTAA
- the secB gene encoding protein-export chaperone SecB — translation MAEENNAPQQGAGAAEGEKPQLKFSLQRIYVKDISFEAPNSPSVFKQSFKPKVNLDLNTTSTKIDDDQYEVVVKVTAQVNDSESGTTSFLAEVEQAGLFRISGIEGAQLDQTLGAFCPNLLFPYARECVDNLVNRGGFPPLMLAPVNFEAMYAQRKKREAQQAQGAAENTH, via the coding sequence ATGGCGGAAGAGAACAACGCCCCTCAGCAAGGCGCCGGTGCGGCAGAAGGCGAAAAGCCGCAGCTGAAATTCTCGCTGCAGCGCATCTATGTCAAGGACATCTCCTTTGAGGCGCCGAACTCGCCGTCGGTGTTCAAGCAGTCGTTCAAGCCCAAGGTCAATCTGGATTTGAACACCACCAGCACCAAAATCGACGACGACCAGTATGAAGTCGTGGTGAAGGTGACCGCTCAGGTCAACGACAGCGAATCCGGCACCACGTCCTTTTTGGCCGAAGTGGAGCAGGCGGGGCTTTTCCGTATCTCCGGCATCGAAGGCGCGCAGCTGGATCAGACCCTCGGCGCGTTCTGCCCGAATCTGCTCTTCCCCTACGCCCGCGAGTGCGTCGACAACCTGGTCAACCGGGGCGGCTTCCCGCCGCTGATGCTGGCGCCGGTCAATTTCGAAGCCATGTATGCCCAGCGCAAAAAGCGTGAAGCGCAGCAGGCTCAGGGCGCGGCCGAAAACACCCACTAA